Part of the Sphingobium lignivorans genome is shown below.
ATACGGCATCAGGATGTGGTGGCAGGCCGGCATCAACCGTGTCTCCGTCTCGGAGCTCGCGGTTTCCTACATGGTCCTGGCGCTGCGGCGGGTCCACGAGTTTTCCAGCATCCTGCGCGCCGGCCAGTGGCGCGGGCCAATCGGCTTCGGCACGGACCTGCGCGGCAAGACCGTGGGCGTCCACGGCGTCGGCCATATCGGCAAGGCCGTCATCGAGCTGCTGCAAGGCTACAAGGTCCACATCCTCGCCAGCGACCGGCTCGACGTTTCGGCATTCACGGACGGGTTCGACAATGTCGAACTGGTGAGCGCGGAGGAAATGTGGGCGCGCAGCGACGTGCTGACCATTCACTTGTCCAAGAACGCCACCACCATCGGCCTCTATGATGGCGCGGTGCTCGACCAGCTCAAGCCCGGCGCGGTCATCGTCAATTGCGCACGGGGCGGCATGTTCGACGAGAATGCGCTTGCCGAGCGGCTGGAAAGCGGCCGCATCGCCGCAGCGGCGTTCGACGTCTATGCGATGGAGCCCGCCAACGGCAATCGCCTGCTCGACATGCCGACCTTCTTCGGTTCGCCTCATATCGGCGCCACGACGCGCGAGAGCTGGGGCGCGATGCTCCGTTCCGGCATTCATGGCATCGAGCATGCCTATGAGCCGGAACCGGGCGTTTATCCCTTCGATTAACTCGGTTCATCATCGATCCGTGCCTCACATGCGATGAAGCACGCCTTTAAGATTCGGTATCCCGGGAGGCTCGTGGTATGAATGACCTCAGGCTGCCAATGCCGCGAACCGCGATAAATCGCTGTCCCATTCCCGAGACATTGATGCTGGTATGCCCGCGCCCCAAGGCGTCAGGAAGTCAATATGCGCCAACTGGAGAAAGAATGCGCCGCGATGGCGAGGCGAATGCTCGACGCCGAGCTGGTCGCAATCGGCCGCAGAACACTTGAGTCGACCCGGGTGAGCGCCTTGCAGGCGGCTGTTCAACACGAGTTGCGAACGCGGGACATCCAGGAATAGCCCGCTCAGCCGGGAGTCGCTCCGGCCTGGACAGCGTGGACCAATCCCGTCACGACAACATTCCACTTGCCCGGCACATTCCACCACTGGCAGGACCCGGCGTTCATTGCGCAGCTATCTTGGACGCAATAAGCGAGAACCATGACGATCATCACTCTCAATCGCGCCTCAGCCTTTCCGCTGGGCTAAGGCACACCGGCTCTCCGGCTCATGCAGCGGTCAAGCCGCTCGATCACGCATGCCTTATTGATTGAGAGATATTATGCGAAATGAAGCAAACCCTGCGTTGAGCGCAGATGAGATTGCCCACTTCGTTCGCGACGGATTCGTCCGGATCGACGCGGCGTTCTCCACCGGAATCGCGCAAGAAGCACGCACCATCTTGTGGAAGGCCACCGGGTGTAATCCCGACGATCCGTCCTCATGGACGCAACCCGTCGTGCGACTGGATCAGTTCGATCAGGCCCCATTTCGCGAAGCCGCGAATTCGCCCGTCCTGCACAGCGCGTTCGATCAACTGGTCGGCAAGGGCCGCTGGCTGCCGCGGGGCGGACTTGGCACCTTTCCGGTTCGCTTTCCCTCTGAGGCCGATCCGGGTGACGACGGCTGGCACATCGACGTCAGCTTCGGCTATGACAACCCGGACTTCATGGCGTGGCGGGCCAATGTGAGCAGCAAGGGCCGCGCTTTGCTGATGCTGTTCCTGTTCTCGGACGTGGGTGTCGAAGATGCGCCGACACGTGTCCGAATCGGTTCGCACATTGACATAGCCAGACAACTCGCCCCGGCCGGAGACGCCGGCCTCACGCTTCGTGAATTGGCATCCGACGGATTTGCCGGATCCGCCCACCGACGCGAGGAACTGGCGACGGGTCCGGCAGGCACGGTGTATCTATGCCATCCTTTTTTGGTCCACTCGGCACAGAAGCATCGCGGAACGGTGCCACGCTTCATGGCGCAACCGCCGCTTCTGCCCCGTGAGCAAATCTGTCTCGATCGCAAGGATCACAATTATTCGCCGGTCGAACAGGCTATCCTGCGCGCGCTCGGCAGGACGGATCATCTGACGTGAAGACTCGGCCCGCCAGCTTTCGGAGCTGTCTTTTCGAGAAGCGGGCGGGCCGCTTCCGACGAGAAATCGGCGATGCACCAAAGCAGCCTTCGCCCGGCTGGGCATTCGTCCGCGCCGCCTAGCCCGCGCCCTGCTCGCCCCCGATCCGTTTCAGCGCTTCCCGCCGACTGAGGGGGCTCAGGCGCTTCTTGTTGGCCGCGACATAGCGACGAACCTCGGCGGGATCGGTCCGCGCATATTGACGCAA
Proteins encoded:
- a CDS encoding phytanoyl-CoA dioxygenase; this encodes MRNEANPALSADEIAHFVRDGFVRIDAAFSTGIAQEARTILWKATGCNPDDPSSWTQPVVRLDQFDQAPFREAANSPVLHSAFDQLVGKGRWLPRGGLGTFPVRFPSEADPGDDGWHIDVSFGYDNPDFMAWRANVSSKGRALLMLFLFSDVGVEDAPTRVRIGSHIDIARQLAPAGDAGLTLRELASDGFAGSAHRREELATGPAGTVYLCHPFLVHSAQKHRGTVPRFMAQPPLLPREQICLDRKDHNYSPVEQAILRALGRTDHLT
- a CDS encoding NAD(P)-dependent oxidoreductase, translated to MPRVAVTFPYFDFFPDLRAELSARYPGTKFPDHRRVLEGQELIDFLQGYDTAVIGVQRYEEAVLKACPELKVISLCSAGVDHIDPALLRKYGIRMWWQAGINRVSVSELAVSYMVLALRRVHEFSSILRAGQWRGPIGFGTDLRGKTVGVHGVGHIGKAVIELLQGYKVHILASDRLDVSAFTDGFDNVELVSAEEMWARSDVLTIHLSKNATTIGLYDGAVLDQLKPGAVIVNCARGGMFDENALAERLESGRIAAAAFDVYAMEPANGNRLLDMPTFFGSPHIGATTRESWGAMLRSGIHGIEHAYEPEPGVYPFD